A stretch of the Vitreoscilla filiformis genome encodes the following:
- a CDS encoding metallophosphoesterase produces MPASSSLIASLPPGPLDIVGDVHGEADALAALLRHLGYRDNGVHPAGRHLVFVGDLCDRGPDSPAVVRWVRDVVQQGKAWAILGNHELNLLIGEHRDGNDWFWNEQAPHDLCYHPWNTLPGQGPDVERSAFLSFFSRLPLALERPDLRVVHAAWHAPSVAVLRRMPEHLGLRRHFDALEVLAMRRVVMEGLADRHAEEQAQWGMHIDNPHHPMPLLHAHAMVDERRQMSHPIRVLTSGVERRTEQPFFAAGRWRFTQRQPWWQHYDDITPVVVGHYWRRLHPERTGTLLGPRERDPFNGLSPLVWMGRRRNVFCVDFSAGARYLERRRQLAPEAAITALAALRWPERELVTDRGEHWPTQGFSPQRLTISRPMSTRDNSQC; encoded by the coding sequence ATGCCTGCTTCTTCTTCTTTGATTGCCTCTTTGCCCCCGGGCCCGCTGGACATCGTCGGTGATGTCCATGGCGAAGCCGACGCGCTGGCTGCTTTGCTGCGCCACCTGGGTTATCGCGACAACGGTGTTCACCCCGCTGGGCGCCACTTGGTGTTTGTCGGCGATCTGTGCGACCGGGGCCCCGACTCGCCCGCCGTGGTGCGCTGGGTGCGCGACGTGGTTCAGCAAGGCAAAGCCTGGGCCATTCTTGGCAACCATGAGCTGAACTTGCTCATCGGTGAACACCGCGACGGCAACGACTGGTTCTGGAACGAACAGGCCCCCCACGACCTGTGTTACCACCCCTGGAACACCCTGCCCGGCCAAGGGCCCGATGTGGAGCGCAGTGCGTTTTTGAGTTTTTTCTCGCGTCTGCCGCTGGCTTTGGAGCGCCCCGATTTGCGCGTGGTTCACGCCGCTTGGCACGCCCCGTCGGTGGCGGTGCTGCGGCGCATGCCGGAACACCTGGGCCTGCGCCGCCACTTCGATGCGTTGGAGGTGCTGGCCATGCGCCGGGTGGTCATGGAAGGTTTGGCCGATCGCCATGCGGAAGAACAAGCGCAATGGGGCATGCACATCGACAACCCCCATCACCCCATGCCCCTGCTGCACGCCCATGCGATGGTGGACGAACGCCGACAAATGTCCCACCCCATCCGGGTGTTGACCTCCGGGGTGGAGCGTCGCACCGAGCAGCCCTTTTTCGCCGCTGGCCGCTGGCGTTTTACCCAGCGCCAGCCCTGGTGGCAGCACTATGACGACATCACCCCCGTCGTGGTGGGCCACTACTGGCGCCGACTCCACCCCGAGCGCACAGGCACGCTTTTGGGGCCACGCGAGCGCGACCCGTTCAACGGTTTGTCGCCCTTGGTTTGGATGGGTCGGCGACGCAACGTGTTTTGCGTCGATTTTTCCGCTGGTGCGCGCTACCTCGAACGCCGCCGCCAACTCGCCCCCGAAGCCGCCATCACCGCCTTGGCCGCCTTGCGCTGGCCTGAACGCGAGCTGGTCACTGACCGAGGAGAGCACTGGCCCACCCAGGGCTTTTCTCCTCAACGGCTAACGATTTCACGCCCAATGTCAACTAGAGACAACTCCCAATGCTGA
- a CDS encoding AAA family ATPase: protein MKLHLTRLRVEQLRRFRGTFELRDLDPGLNLITGANESGKSTLARALRAAFLERHRSTTVDDLRPLDEPAAAPEVQLDFTLNGAPHRLVKRFLSRKRCLLDLPDGRQLEGVEAEDWLAQQFGFQFALRGGSRPEHWGIPGLLWVEQGCGHDLDGAAPHAHSHLHNALQQLGAAVGGSLVATGGDAVLHDLQAQRAQLLTSTGRPRGPLLQAQEEVQSLQTQLDALDGQITQHRQQVDMLAGLQARETLDNEQRPWESLAQQLQTARARHAEVEQWAHRLDTLRQQQQHSQQQQVFWQAQRQALTQQTEALTQREQTLLACAARLAPARAQVEALQGVLQRATAQLVNAREAVQRARHADKRRQWQQQWQEAWQTRQQLEGTLARAQTEQQHLDALRAQLPPRPLDRTQLQRLVQLERAQQDGMLRRQAAAARLQFQLPDGQRLRLETTAGVPLRTVQGEGELRLEQATTVHLAEGGWLRFEPGDTDWQDWARQERRAHDELAAALHQAGVDSVAQAQEQHTQAAQVQQRLELAQQALAWIAPQGLDALRDAVAQANAREQQAHQQLAQCPAPEAADEAPELSMAEAQLQQHQQAEQRAQQQLQQAREQLIGCERDHANALQERDTAWATLTDPAHAQRQTEVNTQLDATAQALHRLAQDITTLQAQWQAAQPERVRQDIERLERSLAQLEHTRQQRRLDMARLEASLQQAGAQGLEEERAQIAGTLARAQQRQTEWQHRAEALDWLCQRLLNKRQAALVRLQTPLQARLRHYLSVWMPEADLHLDEQLTPIRLSRPSAHGVAQRDDFERLSFGAREQLALIARLAYADVLRDAGRPTLLLLDDVLSHSDAQRLTRMKPVLYDAATRHQVLLFSCHPELWQDLGVPARDLDWLPLAPSAVS, encoded by the coding sequence GTGAAATTGCACCTGACCCGGCTGCGGGTCGAACAACTGCGCCGCTTCCGTGGCACGTTCGAACTGCGCGACCTCGACCCTGGCCTGAACCTCATCACCGGCGCGAATGAAAGCGGCAAAAGCACCCTGGCCCGTGCGCTGCGCGCCGCGTTCCTAGAGCGCCACCGCTCCACCACGGTGGACGATTTGCGGCCCTTGGATGAGCCTGCCGCAGCGCCTGAAGTCCAGTTGGATTTCACGCTGAATGGTGCGCCCCATCGCCTCGTCAAACGGTTTCTGAGCCGCAAACGCTGCTTGCTCGATCTGCCCGATGGCCGGCAGCTCGAAGGCGTCGAAGCCGAAGATTGGCTGGCCCAGCAGTTTGGTTTTCAGTTTGCGCTGCGCGGTGGCAGTCGGCCAGAGCATTGGGGCATCCCGGGTTTGCTGTGGGTGGAGCAGGGCTGTGGCCACGACCTGGATGGCGCCGCCCCGCACGCGCACAGCCACTTGCACAATGCGCTGCAACAACTGGGGGCCGCCGTGGGGGGCTCGCTGGTGGCCACGGGCGGCGACGCGGTGTTGCACGACCTGCAAGCCCAACGCGCTCAACTGCTGACCAGCACGGGCCGCCCCCGGGGGCCTTTGCTGCAAGCACAGGAGGAAGTGCAGTCCCTGCAAACCCAACTCGATGCGCTGGACGGCCAAATCACCCAACACCGGCAGCAGGTGGACATGTTGGCCGGCCTGCAAGCCCGCGAGACGCTGGACAACGAGCAGCGCCCCTGGGAAAGCTTGGCGCAGCAGCTTCAAACCGCCCGCGCCCGCCATGCGGAGGTCGAACAATGGGCCCATCGCTTGGACACCCTGCGCCAGCAGCAGCAGCACAGCCAGCAGCAGCAGGTGTTTTGGCAGGCGCAACGCCAAGCGCTGACGCAGCAAACCGAAGCGTTGACGCAACGTGAGCAAACGCTGCTGGCCTGCGCCGCCCGTCTGGCGCCGGCCCGTGCCCAGGTGGAGGCCCTGCAAGGTGTTCTGCAACGCGCCACCGCCCAATTGGTGAACGCCCGCGAGGCCGTGCAACGCGCCCGCCACGCCGACAAACGCCGCCAATGGCAACAGCAGTGGCAAGAGGCTTGGCAAACGCGCCAGCAACTGGAAGGCACCCTGGCACGCGCTCAAACCGAGCAGCAGCACTTGGACGCGCTGCGGGCACAACTGCCGCCCCGGCCACTGGATCGCACGCAATTGCAACGCCTGGTGCAACTGGAGCGGGCACAGCAAGACGGTATGTTGCGCCGCCAGGCAGCGGCGGCGCGGCTGCAATTCCAACTGCCTGACGGCCAGCGCTTGCGTTTGGAAACCACCGCCGGCGTGCCGTTGCGGACCGTGCAAGGAGAAGGGGAGCTGCGCCTCGAACAAGCCACCACCGTGCATCTGGCCGAAGGCGGCTGGCTGCGCTTTGAACCAGGCGACACCGATTGGCAAGACTGGGCCCGCCAAGAGCGCCGCGCCCATGACGAACTCGCCGCCGCCCTGCACCAAGCGGGGGTGGACAGCGTGGCCCAGGCGCAAGAACAGCACACCCAGGCCGCTCAGGTGCAACAACGCCTCGAATTGGCCCAACAAGCCCTGGCTTGGATCGCCCCGCAAGGTCTGGACGCCCTGCGGGATGCTGTGGCCCAAGCCAACGCCCGCGAGCAGCAAGCCCATCAGCAACTGGCCCAGTGCCCGGCCCCTGAAGCCGCAGACGAAGCGCCGGAGCTGTCCATGGCCGAAGCGCAGCTTCAGCAGCACCAACAGGCCGAGCAGCGAGCGCAGCAGCAGTTGCAACAAGCGCGTGAACAGCTCATCGGGTGTGAGCGCGACCACGCCAACGCCTTGCAAGAGCGCGACACCGCATGGGCCACACTGACCGACCCCGCCCATGCGCAGCGCCAAACCGAGGTCAACACCCAACTGGACGCCACCGCCCAAGCGTTGCACCGTCTGGCCCAGGACATCACCACCCTGCAAGCCCAGTGGCAAGCCGCCCAGCCCGAACGAGTGCGCCAAGACATCGAACGCCTGGAGCGCAGCTTGGCGCAACTGGAGCACACCCGCCAACAACGCCGCCTGGACATGGCCCGCCTCGAAGCCAGCTTGCAACAAGCCGGGGCCCAAGGGCTGGAGGAGGAGCGGGCGCAAATCGCCGGCACCCTGGCACGCGCCCAACAACGCCAGACGGAATGGCAACATCGGGCCGAAGCGCTGGATTGGCTGTGTCAGCGTTTGCTCAACAAGCGTCAGGCCGCCTTGGTGCGCCTACAGACACCGCTGCAAGCCCGTCTGCGCCACTATCTGAGTGTGTGGATGCCCGAGGCCGATCTGCACTTGGACGAACAACTCACCCCCATCCGCCTGAGCCGCCCCAGCGCCCACGGCGTGGCCCAGCGCGATGACTTCGAGCGCCTGAGTTTTGGCGCCCGCGAACAACTCGCCCTCATCGCCCGCCTGGCCTACGCCGATGTGCTGCGCGACGCAGGTCGGCCCACGCTGCTGCTGCTGGACGACGTGCTGTCCCACAGCGACGCTCAGCGCCTGACACGCATGAAACCCGTGCTCTACGATGCCGCTACCCGCCATCAGGTGCTGCTGTTCAGTTGTCACCCTGAGCTGTGGCAAGACTTGGGTGTGCCCGCCCGGGATCTGGACTGGCTGCCCCTGGCGCCCAGTGCGGTTTCTTGA
- a CDS encoding metallophosphoesterase family protein yields the protein MPRFLHTADWQIGRAFTRFAPESAVLLAEARLAAVERLAALARDEQVDAVLVAGDVFDAQILSERTLRRLFLALQGFAGPWVLLPGNHDAALAQGVWQQAQQLGIVPAHVHLALRPEPIALPSAGLVVLPAPLTQRHTVHDLTAWFDHTPTPAGWVRVGLAHGCVSGFLPESIDAPNPIAADRAQRANLAYLALGDWHGCKCINERTWYSGTPEPDRFRANEAGWALRVDVSHHAPPEVHRLPVGQHRWWQHQVTLNVPSDLDAVLAWLHDRQADDVIDLRLNGRLDLQGRARLQTALGETQARVRHLESTLDGLSLAPTDDELSALHADGYVGELLAELRDAALTPPASPVPAQALALLTETLMRHHPSPSSSPVNTP from the coding sequence GTGCCACGTTTCTTGCATACCGCCGATTGGCAGATTGGCCGTGCCTTCACTCGTTTTGCGCCTGAGAGCGCCGTTTTGCTGGCGGAGGCTCGCTTGGCTGCCGTTGAGCGCCTCGCCGCACTGGCCCGGGATGAGCAAGTCGATGCCGTGCTGGTGGCGGGAGATGTGTTTGATGCGCAAATCCTGTCCGAGCGCACGCTGCGGCGGTTGTTTCTGGCGCTCCAAGGTTTTGCGGGGCCGTGGGTGCTGCTGCCGGGCAACCATGACGCCGCCCTGGCCCAAGGCGTTTGGCAACAGGCGCAACAGTTGGGCATCGTGCCGGCGCATGTGCATCTGGCGCTGCGGCCTGAGCCCATCGCGTTGCCCAGCGCCGGGTTGGTGGTGCTGCCTGCGCCACTCACCCAGCGTCACACGGTTCACGATCTGACGGCTTGGTTCGACCACACCCCCACGCCTGCGGGTTGGGTGCGTGTGGGATTGGCACATGGGTGCGTGTCGGGGTTTCTACCAGAGAGCATCGACGCGCCCAACCCGATCGCTGCCGACCGCGCCCAGCGCGCCAACTTGGCTTATTTGGCGCTGGGCGACTGGCACGGTTGCAAGTGCATCAACGAACGCACGTGGTACAGCGGCACCCCGGAGCCCGATCGTTTTCGCGCCAACGAAGCCGGCTGGGCGTTGCGGGTGGATGTGAGCCACCACGCGCCGCCCGAAGTACACCGCCTGCCGGTGGGGCAGCACCGCTGGTGGCAACATCAAGTCACGCTCAACGTGCCGTCCGATCTGGACGCGGTGCTGGCTTGGCTGCATGACCGACAGGCCGATGATGTGATCGATCTGCGCCTGAACGGTCGCTTGGATCTGCAAGGCCGCGCCCGGCTGCAAACCGCCCTGGGTGAGACACAGGCCCGTGTGCGTCACTTGGAAAGCACCCTGGACGGTTTGAGTTTGGCGCCCACGGACGATGAGCTGTCCGCCCTGCACGCCGATGGCTATGTGGGTGAACTGCTGGCCGAACTGCGCGATGCCGCCCTGACGCCCCCAGCGTCACCCGTGCCCGCGCAAGCCCTGGCCCTGCTGACCGAAACCTTGATGCGCCACCACCCTTCGCCCTCCTCCAGCCCTGTGAACACGCCGTGA